TTTCCCGTCGAAGCCTATGGGATTATATGCAACCATTTGGGATGGCTCCGAGTGGGCTACTTCCGGTGGCAAGTATAGAGCTAATTACAAGTATGCACCCTTCGTGGCGGAATTCACCGACCTCGTTCTACATGGATGCACGTCGGATCCACTTGAAGAGGTGATCGACACCGGCTGCGCCGAAAAAGATAGCCAATTTGATACTGCTGATTTTGCTAATATAACCCCGAGACAGAGGTTGGCCATGAAAAGATTTAGGAGTAAGTACGTATATTACTCGTACTGTTATGACATCGTGAGGTATGCCGTGCCACCGCCGGAATGTGACGTTGATCCGACTGAGAAGCGGCGGTACAAGGACAATGGACGGTTGAGGTTCGACAAGTTACATAGACGGAGTTACAAGAGAAGAGGGGAGATTGTTAAAGCAAAGCGTTACGATCAAAATGAAGACGATGAAGGCTGAAATTCATACACCAAATTTCATGTATATAGTATTATATATACTTGATttgtcttttttattattttctatcttatttttaaatttatgttttgggCAAAAAATTTACACGTGGGAGCACTAGATTGGAGAGAATATtcttttcttgtaaaataaaataaattgttcaAGGATTTGAATGTGAAATAAATTTGTGTGATATTTACGAAAATTTTAGAATATGGTTTGAAGATGAATGTACCTGtgatgaatttgaatttttagttGGAACACCGAGTCG
This genomic window from Primulina huaijiensis isolate GDHJ02 unplaced genomic scaffold, ASM1229523v2 scaffold205003, whole genome shotgun sequence contains:
- the LOC140966331 gene encoding probable xyloglucan endotransglucosylase/hydrolase protein 30; this encodes MGLYATIWDGSEWATSGGKYRANYKYAPFVAEFTDLVLHGCTSDPLEEVIDTGCAEKDSQFDTADFANITPRQRLAMKRFRSKYVYYSYCYDIVRYAVPPPECDVDPTEKRRYKDNGRLRFDKLHRRSYKRRGEIVKAKRYDQNEDDEG